Proteins encoded in a region of the Planococcus citri chromosome 1, ihPlaCitr1.1, whole genome shotgun sequence genome:
- the LOC135850024 gene encoding uncharacterized protein LOC135850024: MEVIKDVKKLINQALGKENMFGFKTTLANQMYLLFCLIGNVYFTEKIHRKTKLVWFCCANGVLLFVGFSFIFCLIFAKPMEDILLLVYMVYEVTYTSMEVIVKPAIAIFWYRDEIEQMISMADKILLKQQLTKGSYENDLDVNKIMKYSSVVLVMSILLYNTITLTDLILFYEEEKVKNYMYYVTPLPGLTKFGSMTLYMAYTVLFSSFSFGGFILIILHRVFAIPWAVICHNETQRIIKELNSVSEDVDINIDTFKRIEPKFRYVMRKCIRDINDLNRFVTSFRGFFETIASFVLPITLYVSVTHVLMAISPGLSFVIRMRELFPFFYSIIEVYLICWVGATLKQTVSDLSFAVYSTPWYWLKSIRKDVYILLCQTQAEINLRALSVYPLTLSTFLRFCNVINSTVNVFRAYTN; this comes from the exons aTGGAAGTGATcaaagatgtgaaaaaattgataaatcaaGCGCTTGGAAAAGAGAATATGTTCGGATTCAAGACAACATTAGCTAATCAGATGTATTTACTATTCTGCCTCATCGGTAATGTAtatttcactgaaaaaatacatcgaaaaaCGAAACTGGTATGGTTCTGCTGCGCTAACGGAGTATTGCTATTTGTTGGcttttcattcatattttgCCTAATATTTGCTAAACCAATGGAAGATATTTTATTACTGGTTTATATGGTGTACGAGGTCACATACACTTCGATGGAAGTAATTGTGAAGCCTGCAATCGCAATATTTTGGTACAGAGATGAAATAGAGCAAATGATTTCCATGGCTGATAAAATACTTTTGAAGCAACAATTAACCAAAGGAAGTTATGAAAATGACCTCgatgtaaataaaataatgaagtaTAGTTCTGTTGTACTCGTAATGTCAATTTTACTGTATAATACGATTACTTTAACAgatctgattttattttatgaagaagaaaaggtcaaaaattatatgtattacgTAACACCGCTTCCTGGACTCACAAAGTTCGGATCTATGACCCTTTACATGGCATATACAGTTTTATTTAGCAGTTTTTCATTTGGTGGCTTCATTCTTATCATATTGCATCGAGTTTTTGCGATACCTTGGGCAGTAATATGCCACAATGAGACACAACGTATAATTAAGGAGTTGAACTCGGTGAGTGAAGATGTTGACATAAATATCGACACTTTCAAACGTATAGAACCGAAATTCAGATACGTGATGAGAAAATGCATTCGCGATATAAACGATCTCAACAG GTTTGTTACAAGTTTCagaggattttttgaaaccataGCAAGTTTTGTTCTGCCTATCACACTATATGTATCAGTTACTCATGTTTTGATGGCTATATCG CCAGGTTTATCCTTCGTTATCAGAATGAGAGAACTTTTTCCTTTCTTCTACTCGATTATAGAAGTCTACTTAATATGTTGGGTTGGAGCTACATTGAAACAAACT GTATCAGATTTGTCTTTTGCTGTATACTCTACACCATGGTATTGGTTGAAAAGCATTCGCAAAGATGTTTATATACTTCTATGCCAAACACAAGCTGAAATCAATCTGCGAGCTTTGAGCGTTTATCCGCTCacattgtcaacatttttgcgGTTCTGCAACGTTATCAATTCTACAGTAAATGTTTTTCGTGCATATACAAATTAG
- the LOC135850047 gene encoding uncharacterized protein LOC135850047 isoform X4, producing the protein MRSVTSLFIVFISSFPFLLQLCTVIESTETKPEMSSRNIKPPKEMYPKMPMSKSSKPSDMDAYISFDPSSRFKRECASRYGVDSRNRECLRFCGYVQIGMMDRNANLDKGYVWEKIKQVDGLQHINKRRAYSGIFNCATTAHYNLCSKSKRNAQCVFNYIDDEWIDLDLISVMGVGAS; encoded by the exons atgcGCTCAGTCACCAGCTTGTTTATTGTATTTATATCTAGTTTTCCGTTTCTATTACAATTATGCACTGTGATCGAGTCCACGGAGACAAAGCCAGAAATGTCATCAAGGAATATAAAGCCGCCAAAGGAGATGTACCCAAAGATGCCAATGTCGAAATCATCAAAGCCGTCAGATATGGATGCATATATAAGTTTTGATCCTAGTTCACGATTCAAAAGGGAATGTGCATCCCGGTATG GTGTGGATTCCAGGAACAGAGAG tgttTGCGATTTTGCGGTTACGTACAAATTGGAATG ATGGATAGAAACGCAAATCTGGACAAGGGCTATgtatgggaaaaaatcaaacaagtcGATGGACTTCAACACATAAATAAAAGAAGAGCTTACAGTGGAATTTTCAATTGTGCAACTACAG CACATTATAATCTCTGTTCGAAGTCAAAGAGAAACGCGCAGTGCGTTTTCAACTACATTGACGATGAATGGATTGATCTAGATTTGATCAGCGTCATGGGTGTGGGCGCCTCGTGA
- the LOC135850047 gene encoding uncharacterized protein LOC135850047 isoform X5: MSSITTSLFLEFAIIFPFILHACTADTKTPRMDAIIQIQPSSKFRAECEKSIGAGKNRDLGGTSWDSISQECMMYCAFRKIGMMDAHADLHKDYVESHLKYHKRHGKSNKKVYESIRRCSTGSDRHHVCVKAMRNAYCMFDYLGDEWVEDDMANVMRSW; this comes from the exons ATGAGTTCAATTACTACGAGTTTGTTTCTCGAATTTGccataatttttccatttattttacACGCATGCACCGCAGATACCAAAACGCCAAGAATGGATGCAATAATACAGATCCAACCAAGCAGTAAATTCAGAGCAGAATGCGAGAAATCAATAGGAGCAGGCAAGAACC GCGATCTAGGCGGAACTTCCTGGGATTCCATAAGCCAAGAG TGTATGATGTATTGtgcatttagaaaaattggaatg ATGGATGCGCATGCAGATCTGCACAAGGATTACGTAGAGTCCCACCTCAAATATCATAAACGTCATGGTAAAAGCAACAAAAAGGTTTATGAAAGTATTCGACGATGTTCAACCGGATCAG ATAGACACCATGTCTGTGTAAAAGCAATGAGAAACGCATACTGCATGTTTGATTACCTCGGTGATGAGTGGGTTGAAGATGATATGGCGAATGTTATGAGGTCGTGGTAG